In the Carassius gibelio isolate Cgi1373 ecotype wild population from Czech Republic chromosome A2, carGib1.2-hapl.c, whole genome shotgun sequence genome, one interval contains:
- the LOC127933989 gene encoding eotaxin-like, translating into MMFTLFAVFLFSLGGMSAVEVDDGRPTSCCVGVSNTKIPVKDIVNYSMQTTLLCPIKAVRFQTKRNKIICSDPNDGWAKRVIHHLNEKKNPLKPSEEPISATNLISTTTSTNKTGTEAETSTSTLVTPVVTTIKTSGYSNLH; encoded by the exons ATGATGTTCACTCTGTTTGctgtctttcttttctctttagGAGGGATGAGTGCTGTGGAAG TAGATGATGGACGTCCAACAAGTTGTTGTGTAGGAGTGTCAAACACCAAAATTCCAGTTAAAGACATTGTGAATTATTCTATGCAAACTACACTGCTATGTCCTATCAAAGCAGTACG ATTTCAGACCAAGagaaacaaaattatttgttcagATCCAAACGACGGTTGGGCTAAGAGAGTAATACATCATCTGAATGAGAAAAAGAACCCTCTGAAACCTTCCGAAGAGCCTATAAGTGCAACAAACTTGATCTCAACCACAACTTcaacaaacaaaacaggaacagaggCAGAAACCAGCACGAGTACACTTGTTACACCAGTAGTGACGACTATCAAAACATCTGGCTATAGTAACTTACACTAA